The following are encoded in a window of Novosphingobium sp. THN1 genomic DNA:
- a CDS encoding serine hydrolase domain-containing protein, protein MIGMLVSDGRLRLDETAPVPAWQRPGDPRGEITLRQLLQMRSGLRHSEAIDPVYESDEVRMLFLDGRDDMARYAEDQPLEAEPGRKFEYSSATSVILADLAARVLSPAPNPENRRQAVADYLRTRLFEPAGMKSMLPEFDASGTLIGGSLIHGTARDWAKFGEFLRNKGSVKGAQIIPRQWIEFMVTPSPREAQYGAQIWLNRTPTSGESSLFPDRGPKDLFACIGHLGQYVMVSPSRGLTVVRLGKTQDDKLAPLVDGLADVVALYR, encoded by the coding sequence ATGATCGGGATGCTGGTGTCCGACGGGCGCCTGCGGCTCGACGAGACCGCGCCGGTTCCGGCGTGGCAGCGCCCCGGCGACCCGCGCGGCGAGATCACACTGCGCCAGCTGCTGCAGATGCGCTCGGGCCTGCGCCATTCCGAGGCGATCGATCCGGTCTACGAATCCGACGAAGTGCGCATGCTGTTCCTTGACGGGCGTGACGACATGGCGCGCTATGCCGAGGACCAGCCGCTTGAAGCAGAGCCGGGCCGCAAGTTCGAGTACTCCTCGGCGACCAGTGTGATCCTTGCCGATCTCGCGGCGCGCGTGCTCTCGCCTGCGCCGAACCCCGAAAATCGCCGCCAGGCCGTGGCCGACTACCTGCGTACCCGCCTGTTCGAACCGGCCGGCATGAAATCGATGCTGCCCGAGTTCGACGCATCGGGCACGCTGATCGGCGGTTCGCTGATCCACGGCACCGCGCGTGACTGGGCAAAGTTCGGCGAGTTCCTGCGCAACAAGGGCTCGGTCAAGGGCGCGCAGATCATCCCGCGGCAGTGGATCGAGTTCATGGTCACGCCCTCCCCGCGCGAAGCGCAGTACGGCGCGCAGATCTGGCTGAACCGGACGCCGACAAGTGGCGAATCCTCGCTGTTTCCCGATCGCGGCCCGAAGGACCTGTTCGCCTGCATCGGCCATCTCGGCCAATACGTGATGGTCAGCCCGAGCCGGGGCCTCACCGTGGTCCGCCTCGGCAAGACGCAGGACGACAAGCTGGCCCCGCTGGTCGACGGCCTGGCAGACGTGGTGGCGCTCTACCGTTAG
- the mnmA gene encoding tRNA 2-thiouridine(34) synthase MnmA — protein sequence MARTMLDTATLPDLFDLPQPLKARRIVVAMSGGVDSSVVAGIAAASGAEVIGVTLQLYDYGAATGRKGACCAGDDIRDARAVADRLGIAHYVFDHESSFREEVVERFADDYLNGRTPIPCVRCNMGPKFTDLLAMARELGADCLATGHYVRRVVGADGPELHRAFDPARDQSYFLYGTTEAQLDFLRFPLGGLPKTETRRIAEDMGLVVAAKPDSQDICFVPDGDYARIVRSVRPEGDAPGEIVHAATGEVLGHHRGIIHYTVGQRRGLEIGGQPEPLYVIGLDAPQRRVLVGPRPMLAVSRATITETNRIGPLPAGPLTAKVRSLAKPVPVELDGPFGEGATATIRFLQPEYGVAPGQAAVLYAGERVIGGGWIDSTKRWDA from the coding sequence ATGGCGCGCACCATGCTCGATACGGCAACACTTCCCGATCTTTTCGACCTGCCGCAACCGCTCAAGGCGCGGCGCATCGTCGTCGCCATGTCGGGCGGCGTCGACAGCTCGGTCGTCGCGGGAATCGCTGCAGCAAGCGGGGCCGAAGTGATCGGCGTAACCCTGCAACTTTACGATTATGGCGCGGCAACCGGGCGCAAGGGTGCCTGCTGCGCCGGTGATGACATCCGCGATGCGCGCGCCGTGGCCGACCGCCTGGGCATCGCGCACTATGTCTTCGATCACGAATCGAGCTTCCGCGAGGAAGTGGTCGAACGCTTTGCAGACGATTATCTCAACGGTCGGACTCCGATTCCCTGCGTCCGCTGCAACATGGGGCCGAAGTTTACCGATCTGCTGGCAATGGCGCGCGAACTTGGCGCAGATTGCCTTGCCACCGGCCACTACGTGCGCCGCGTGGTCGGTGCTGACGGCCCCGAACTCCACCGCGCGTTCGATCCCGCGCGCGACCAGTCCTACTTTCTCTATGGCACGACCGAGGCCCAGCTCGATTTCCTGCGCTTTCCTTTAGGCGGATTGCCCAAGACCGAGACGCGGCGCATCGCCGAGGACATGGGCCTCGTCGTCGCCGCCAAGCCCGACAGCCAGGACATCTGCTTCGTGCCCGATGGCGACTACGCCAGAATCGTCCGTTCGGTACGCCCCGAGGGCGATGCGCCGGGCGAGATCGTCCATGCCGCCACTGGCGAAGTGCTCGGGCACCATCGCGGCATCATTCACTATACCGTCGGCCAGCGACGCGGCCTCGAGATCGGCGGGCAGCCCGAACCGCTCTACGTGATCGGCCTCGACGCACCGCAGCGCCGCGTGCTGGTGGGACCGCGCCCGATGCTGGCCGTCAGCCGCGCGACGATCACGGAAACCAACCGCATCGGCCCGCTCCCGGCAGGCCCGCTGACGGCAAAGGTGCGCTCGCTGGCCAAGCCCGTCCCGGTCGAACTCGATGGCCCGTTCGGCGAAGGCGCCACTGCAACGATTCGCTTCCTGCAGCCCGAATACGGCGTCGCCCCGGGGCAGGCCGCAGTGCTCTATGCGGGCGAGCGGGTGATCGGCGGCGGCTGGATCGATTCGACCAAGCGTTGGGACGCCTGA
- the pdxH gene encoding pyridoxamine 5'-phosphate oxidase yields the protein MQPEQNSDAIPHADPIAIFESWFAQAQANEPNDPNAMALATSTPDGHPSVRMVLLKGHGPDGFVFYTNFHSRKGGELAANPNVALLFHWKSLRRQIRIEGMIAEVTAAEADAYFASRHPESRLGSAASDQSRPLPDRQVYLDRVDALRQQYPDGNVPRPAHWSGYRVTPSAIEFWQDRDYRLHERRRFVGDGAGGWTSTLLYP from the coding sequence GTGCAACCTGAACAGAATTCCGACGCGATCCCCCACGCCGATCCCATCGCGATCTTCGAATCGTGGTTCGCGCAGGCCCAGGCCAACGAGCCCAACGACCCCAATGCGATGGCGCTGGCCACCTCCACGCCCGATGGCCACCCCTCGGTGCGGATGGTGCTGCTCAAGGGCCACGGCCCGGACGGCTTCGTGTTCTACACCAACTTCCACAGCCGCAAGGGCGGGGAGCTGGCGGCAAATCCCAACGTCGCGCTGCTGTTCCACTGGAAGTCGCTGCGCCGCCAGATCCGCATCGAAGGCATGATTGCCGAAGTCACGGCCGCGGAGGCCGACGCCTACTTCGCCAGCCGGCATCCCGAATCCCGGCTCGGCTCGGCGGCGTCCGACCAGTCGCGCCCGCTGCCCGACCGGCAGGTCTACCTCGACCGGGTCGATGCGCTGCGGCAGCAGTACCCCGATGGCAATGTGCCGCGCCCGGCGCACTGGTCCGGTTACCGCGTGACCCCTTCGGCAATCGAGTTCTGGCAGGATCGCGACTACCGCCTCCACGAACGCCGCCGCTTCGTTGGCGACGGCGCAGGCGGCTGGACCAGCACCCTGCTTTACCCTTAA
- a CDS encoding cation diffusion facilitator family transporter, which translates to MDMTRTDTHADLNRKAALASISVAVLLVGMKAWAVLSTGSTAMLGSLADTALDLVASLATLLGVWVASQPDDHNHRFGHGKAEALAAMFQVVLISISAIGLAFRAVGQFLGQAQVAEAESGVVVSTIALGATLALLAYQRHVIRQTGSLAISTDNVHYKSDLFLNLAVIAALVLDTYVGIKGADAVFAFGIALWLAWGAWGASQEAVDQLMDHEWPLEKRERFLEVVAAHPELKGLHDLRTRTSGNRDFVQFHVWVDGRMTVTEAHRVMDEIEDKLMAEFPGVEILIHPDPEGLVDEDIMGAENLLSPGPDGTSPAILAQGAPNS; encoded by the coding sequence ATGGACATGACCCGCACCGACACCCACGCCGACCTCAATCGCAAGGCGGCGCTTGCCAGCATTTCGGTGGCGGTGCTGCTGGTCGGCATGAAGGCGTGGGCGGTCCTGTCCACCGGGTCGACCGCCATGCTCGGCTCGCTCGCGGATACCGCGCTCGACCTCGTGGCAAGCCTTGCGACCTTGCTCGGCGTGTGGGTCGCCTCGCAGCCCGATGACCACAACCACCGCTTCGGGCACGGCAAGGCCGAGGCGCTGGCGGCGATGTTCCAGGTCGTGCTGATCTCGATCTCGGCCATCGGCCTTGCCTTCCGCGCGGTCGGGCAGTTCCTCGGGCAGGCGCAAGTGGCCGAGGCCGAATCGGGTGTCGTCGTCTCGACCATCGCGCTCGGCGCCACGCTGGCACTGCTGGCCTACCAGCGCCACGTCATCCGGCAGACCGGCAGCCTGGCCATCAGCACCGACAACGTCCACTACAAGTCCGACCTGTTCCTCAACCTCGCGGTCATCGCCGCGCTGGTGCTCGACACTTACGTGGGCATCAAGGGCGCGGATGCGGTGTTCGCGTTCGGCATCGCGCTGTGGCTGGCCTGGGGCGCGTGGGGCGCATCGCAGGAAGCCGTCGATCAGCTGATGGACCACGAATGGCCGCTCGAAAAGCGCGAGCGCTTTCTCGAAGTCGTCGCGGCGCATCCGGAACTCAAGGGCCTGCATGACTTGCGCACCCGCACCAGCGGCAACCGCGATTTCGTCCAGTTCCACGTCTGGGTCGACGGACGCATGACCGTGACCGAGGCGCATCGTGTTATGGACGAGATCGAGGACAAGCTGATGGCGGAGTTCCCCGGCGTCGAGATCCTCATTCACCCCGATCCCGAGGGACTGGTCGACGAAGACATCATGGGTGCGGAGAACCTCCTCAGCCCCGGTCCCGATGGAACCAGCCCGGCGATCCTCGCCCAAGGTGCGCCCAACTCTTGA
- a CDS encoding PhzF family phenazine biosynthesis protein produces the protein MTDSRVPYFHVDAFTARALGGNQAAVMMLEAWPDDTTLQAIGAENMFAETAFLVPDHSGRADFELRWFTPAVEVAMCGHATLASGHVVLGQDPMRGRVTFSTRRAGVLEVSRDGDRYVLSLPAVPTSPGSFDAAVPLLGPGRPTEVWQGDGYNIFHYPTSAEVLALAPDFKALLQFGDVQFIATAAGAGHPSGADIVSRVFVPGGGIDEDAATGSAHAALTPYWVAKLGRMTFSAYQASARGADFVCRLEGDRVLLGGDCVTVVEGIFRLP, from the coding sequence GTGACCGATTCCAGAGTGCCCTACTTCCATGTCGATGCCTTCACTGCGCGCGCCCTTGGTGGGAACCAGGCTGCCGTGATGATGCTCGAAGCCTGGCCCGATGACACAACGCTGCAGGCGATCGGTGCCGAGAACATGTTCGCGGAAACCGCATTCCTCGTGCCCGACCATAGCGGCAGGGCAGATTTCGAACTGCGCTGGTTCACGCCTGCCGTCGAGGTGGCGATGTGCGGACACGCCACGCTGGCATCGGGCCACGTTGTGTTGGGGCAGGACCCGATGCGTGGTCGCGTCACTTTCTCGACGCGCAGGGCAGGCGTGCTTGAAGTGTCACGAGATGGCGATCGGTACGTCCTTTCCCTGCCTGCCGTCCCGACTTCACCGGGATCGTTTGACGCAGCCGTGCCTCTGCTCGGGCCGGGCCGGCCTACCGAAGTCTGGCAGGGCGATGGCTACAATATCTTCCATTATCCGACTTCGGCCGAGGTTCTGGCACTGGCTCCCGATTTCAAGGCGCTCCTGCAATTCGGCGATGTCCAGTTCATCGCCACTGCGGCGGGGGCAGGCCATCCCTCGGGCGCAGACATTGTCAGCCGGGTGTTTGTGCCGGGCGGCGGGATTGACGAGGACGCGGCCACCGGGTCGGCCCACGCGGCGCTGACGCCATATTGGGTCGCCAAGCTCGGCCGCATGACGTTCTCGGCGTATCAGGCCTCGGCACGCGGCGCGGACTTCGTCTGCCGGCTGGAAGGTGATCGCGTGCTGCTGGGCGGGGATTGCGTGACGGTTGTGGAAGGCATCTTCCGCCTCCCGTAA
- a CDS encoding DUF1153 domain-containing protein — translation MIENQKIRPAQVIGPLGEPLTIDSLPPANTTRWVVRRKAEVVAAVNGGLLTIDEVCERYNLTLEEFASWQRAVDRSGMQGLRVTRIQHYRDLYERQLKY, via the coding sequence ATGATCGAGAACCAGAAAATCCGTCCGGCACAAGTCATCGGCCCGCTCGGGGAGCCCCTGACGATCGATAGTCTGCCGCCTGCCAACACCACGCGCTGGGTCGTTCGTCGCAAGGCGGAAGTCGTCGCGGCCGTGAACGGCGGGCTCCTGACTATCGACGAGGTCTGCGAGCGCTACAACCTCACGCTCGAGGAGTTTGCATCGTGGCAGCGCGCGGTCGACCGCTCGGGCATGCAGGGCCTGCGCGTGACCCGTATCCAGCATTATCGCGATCTCTACGAGCGACAGCTCAAGTATTGA
- a CDS encoding efflux RND transporter periplasmic adaptor subunit — protein MNYETTINADNAASPMFDGEGDGQRSSRRLWIIGAVVVAVLAGVWFLMHRGDGNAAADAQESQAQVVTVVVPGTTTIAGTITASGTIAARREMPVGVAGEGGQIVQVLVDAGDWVRAGQVLAVIDRSVQGQQIASQAANVEVAAADARLAQANLDRALKLVERGFISKADIDRLTATRDAANARVRVARASLGELGARAARLNIVAPAAGLVLTRAAEPGQIVTPGSGVLFSMARDGQMEMQARLSESDLARLSVGASADVTPVGTDRKFSGQVWQLSPTIDQTSREGIARIALAYDKVLRPGGFATATLVSGTTNAPLLPESAILSDDKGSYVFVIDKDDKAVRRAVKTGQVSAKGIAVVEGLSGSERIVLRAGGFLNPGDKVRPVVQK, from the coding sequence ATGAACTACGAAACGACGATCAACGCCGACAACGCAGCCTCGCCCATGTTTGACGGAGAGGGTGACGGTCAGCGGTCGTCCCGACGGCTCTGGATCATCGGCGCGGTTGTTGTGGCGGTCCTGGCCGGGGTGTGGTTCCTGATGCACCGGGGCGATGGCAATGCCGCCGCTGATGCGCAGGAATCGCAGGCGCAGGTCGTGACCGTCGTGGTGCCCGGCACCACCACCATCGCCGGAACCATCACGGCCAGCGGCACGATTGCCGCGCGGCGCGAGATGCCGGTCGGGGTCGCCGGAGAAGGCGGGCAGATCGTCCAGGTGCTGGTCGATGCGGGCGACTGGGTCCGTGCAGGCCAGGTCCTTGCCGTGATCGACCGGTCGGTGCAGGGCCAGCAGATCGCGAGCCAGGCCGCAAACGTCGAAGTGGCCGCCGCCGATGCCCGCCTCGCGCAGGCCAACCTCGATCGTGCGCTGAAGCTGGTGGAGCGCGGCTTCATCTCGAAGGCGGACATCGACCGGCTCACTGCCACCCGCGACGCAGCCAATGCGCGGGTGCGCGTGGCACGGGCGAGCCTTGGCGAACTCGGCGCCCGCGCCGCGCGCCTGAACATCGTCGCGCCGGCGGCGGGCCTTGTCCTGACGCGCGCGGCCGAACCGGGCCAGATCGTCACTCCGGGTTCGGGTGTCCTGTTCTCGATGGCGCGTGATGGGCAGATGGAAATGCAGGCGCGCCTGTCGGAGTCCGATCTTGCGCGTCTTTCCGTCGGGGCGAGCGCGGACGTCACGCCAGTTGGCACAGACCGCAAGTTCTCGGGCCAGGTCTGGCAGCTCTCGCCGACGATCGACCAGACCAGTCGCGAAGGGATCGCGCGCATTGCCCTTGCCTACGACAAGGTCCTGCGCCCCGGCGGTTTTGCCACCGCAACGCTGGTGTCGGGCACGACCAATGCCCCGCTTCTCCCGGAATCGGCCATCCTCAGCGACGACAAGGGCTCATACGTCTTCGTGATCGACAAGGACGACAAGGCGGTCCGCCGCGCGGTCAAGACCGGTCAGGTCAGTGCCAAAGGCATCGCCGTGGTCGAAGGCCTTTCGGGCAGCGAACGGATCGTGCTGCGGGCCGGCGGCTTCCTCAATCCGGGGGACAAGGTCCGGCCGGTCGTTCAGAAATAA